A part of Lacinutrix sp. 5H-3-7-4 genomic DNA contains:
- a CDS encoding EF-hand domain-containing protein — MKSNTIKTAILTFGIAVLVSNSSFGQSEKREQKTPPTFSELLKELDKDEDGLLSKTEVKGPLKEGFSEIDTDEDGFISEEEFKKAPKPKRRERR, encoded by the coding sequence ATGAAAAGCAACACAATCAAAACAGCAATATTAACATTTGGAATAGCAGTATTAGTTTCAAATAGTTCATTTGGTCAATCTGAAAAAAGAGAACAAAAAACGCCGCCAACATTTAGTGAGTTATTAAAAGAACTAGATAAGGATGAAGATGGCTTACTTTCTAAAACAGAAGTTAAAGGTCCATTGAAAGAAGGTTTTTCTGAAATTGATACAGATGAAGATGGTTTTATTTCTGAAGAAGAGTTTAAAAAAGCACCAAAGCCTAAAAGAAGAGAAAGAAGATAA
- a CDS encoding calcium-binding domain-containing protein yields the protein MKNKNLKLVFSIFILLLTTSVYAQGRGGGRGQGGGRGQQRAQPDASEILSKLDTDNDDKISAEEASQDQRGKISENFDEIDSNADGFIDLEELSDSLNNKSSKKKEKKIAPKKLIKQIDDNGDETLNELEIAAKDNRQLMKDFSKIDRNADGELDLEELEAFYANEEHLKPKRKN from the coding sequence ATGAAAAACAAAAACTTAAAATTAGTATTCTCAATATTTATTTTACTATTAACAACAAGTGTTTATGCACAAGGTCGTGGTGGCGGAAGAGGTCAAGGTGGAGGAAGAGGTCAACAAAGAGCACAGCCAGACGCATCAGAAATATTATCAAAGTTAGATACCGATAACGACGATAAAATTTCTGCAGAAGAAGCTTCTCAAGATCAAAGAGGAAAAATTTCTGAAAATTTTGATGAGATAGATAGTAACGCAGATGGGTTTATCGATTTAGAAGAATTAAGCGATTCATTAAATAATAAAAGCTCTAAAAAGAAAGAAAAAAAAATAGCTCCTAAAAAGTTAATAAAGCAAATAGACGATAATGGAGATGAAACTTTAAATGAACTCGAAATAGCGGCAAAAGATAACCGTCAATTAATGAAAGATTTTAGTAAAATTGATCGAAATGCAGATGGTGAATTAGATTTGGAAGAACTGGAAGCTTTTTATGCAAATGAAGAACATTTAAAACCTAAAAGAAAAAACTAG
- a CDS encoding YHYH protein, protein MKNRLIITLLVTVFVGCKSNNKSHSHDGSVAHNHDHEAANTTNNYFGNYSLINEEYGTKTVVTVDSNSRKMETNALPNHETGTFPNPGNPNTIKAQNRTYTFPLNPKKGEKAQWIREPGVALNGIKFEPGTAEVVQCETGENYRVEALQDVIDLGLDFNHAHVQPTGAYHYHGTPTSVIQKFDSGEDLVHVGFAHDGFPMYYSKSGKYKPSYKLLDGNREGEDCSYDNPHQSIDISVGGHHDGTYGSDFEFVDGYGDLDECNGITINGNYMYLVTKEFPYISRCLMGEVNESEKRALGMQGSGDGRPQNRPGGRPNATQIIKEMDTNNDGKLSKTEVKGPLKEGFSKIDANNNGFLSKEELEKGGEKNKQKPPKHN, encoded by the coding sequence ATGAAAAATAGATTAATTATAACTTTACTTGTTACTGTTTTTGTTGGCTGTAAAAGTAACAATAAGTCTCACAGTCATGATGGCTCTGTGGCACATAATCATGACCACGAAGCTGCTAATACAACAAACAATTATTTTGGGAATTATTCTTTAATAAATGAAGAATACGGTACAAAAACAGTGGTAACTGTAGATTCAAACTCGCGTAAAATGGAAACTAATGCGTTGCCAAATCATGAAACAGGAACATTTCCAAATCCTGGTAACCCAAATACTATAAAAGCTCAAAATAGAACATATACATTTCCGTTAAACCCTAAAAAAGGAGAAAAAGCACAATGGATTAGAGAACCAGGAGTAGCATTAAATGGTATAAAATTCGAGCCAGGAACAGCAGAGGTTGTACAATGCGAAACTGGAGAAAATTATCGAGTAGAAGCTTTGCAAGATGTTATTGATTTAGGTTTAGATTTTAATCATGCACACGTACAACCAACAGGAGCTTACCATTATCACGGCACTCCAACATCTGTTATACAAAAATTCGATTCTGGAGAAGATTTAGTGCACGTTGGTTTTGCTCACGATGGATTCCCGATGTATTATTCTAAAAGTGGAAAATATAAACCAAGCTATAAGCTATTAGATGGAAATCGTGAAGGCGAAGATTGTAGTTACGATAATCCGCACCAATCTATAGACATTTCGGTTGGAGGACACCACGATGGTACTTATGGTTCAGATTTCGAGTTTGTTGATGGTTATGGAGATTTAGATGAATGTAACGGGATTACCATAAACGGAAACTATATGTATTTAGTAACAAAAGAGTTTCCATACATAAGCCGTTGCCTTATGGGAGAAGTTAATGAGAGTGAAAAAAGAGCATTGGGAATGCAAGGTAGTGGAGATGGTAGACCACAAAATAGACCAGGAGGAAGACCTAATGCAACTCAAATAATAAAAGAAATGGATACTAATAATGATGGAAAATTATCTAAAACCGAAGTTAAAGGACCTTTAAAAGAAGGTTTCTCTAAAATCGATGCCAATAACAATGGTTTTCTCTCTAAAGAGGAATTAGAAAAAGGAGGAGAAAAAAACAAGCAAAAACCACCAAAACATAATTAA
- a CDS encoding YHYH protein has protein sequence MKNLFKLILLMVAVFTLNIACTSDDDAASTTTVTEDEVVTELHAAYSAFNTDATTIYIDDTGTNVVIETTGLPDHQTVYWGEGHPLYIEEPDVQVTPSIMSSNNNAVTITVDATPNLSGNTVSTTFNTIGIAVSGASIFNDQEGGGPLDQAAASLDYTGAHIGPGVYHYHLEPKAFSNDDDALVGVLLDGVFLYGRKCNTTGTYPDDLDASGGHTSTTQYTDGEEEYHYHIINEVYSNTGSYLAFAGPYQGY, from the coding sequence ATGAAAAACCTATTTAAACTAATATTATTAATGGTAGCGGTGTTTACATTAAATATTGCGTGTACTTCAGATGATGATGCTGCAAGCACAACCACTGTTACAGAAGATGAAGTTGTAACAGAGCTTCATGCAGCATACTCGGCTTTTAATACAGATGCTACAACAATTTATATAGACGATACGGGAACAAATGTTGTTATAGAAACTACAGGTTTACCAGATCACCAAACCGTTTATTGGGGAGAAGGACATCCGCTTTACATAGAAGAGCCAGATGTACAAGTAACACCTAGTATAATGTCAAGTAACAATAATGCTGTAACTATCACAGTAGATGCTACACCAAATTTATCAGGCAATACAGTATCTACAACATTTAATACTATTGGTATAGCAGTTAGTGGCGCTTCAATTTTTAATGATCAAGAAGGTGGCGGACCTTTAGACCAAGCAGCAGCAAGTTTAGATTATACAGGTGCACATATTGGGCCAGGTGTCTATCACTATCATTTAGAGCCCAAAGCTTTTTCTAATGATGATGACGCCTTAGTTGGTGTATTATTAGATGGTGTTTTCCTTTACGGTAGAAAATGTAATACAACTGGTACATACCCAGACGATTTAGATGCTTCAGGAGGTCATACTTCTACAACACAATATACAGATGGAGAAGAAGAATACCACTATCATATAATAAACGAAGTATATTCTAATACAGGATCTTACTTAGCATTCGCAGGACCATATCAAGGGTACTAA
- a CDS encoding toxin-antitoxin system YwqK family antitoxin codes for MKAFLTVIIVIFFLSCKQSSETNTSEEKKVIKTENAINIKNVEVPKSELILNQLQGVWYYKEEPYNGYALKYHENNTIKEKLGFYNGKRQGVAKTWSEHGVLRIESYYNQNKLVGSYRSFWENGNLALEVNYVNGKKQGEEKQWYSNGKLSKLRLLKDGKENGIQKAWLPTGQLYVNYEAKNGRTFGLMRANSCYKLENEKVIKTK; via the coding sequence ATGAAAGCATTTTTAACTGTTATAATCGTTATTTTCTTTTTGAGTTGTAAGCAATCTTCAGAAACAAATACTTCCGAAGAAAAAAAAGTAATTAAAACCGAAAATGCTATAAATATTAAAAATGTTGAAGTACCAAAATCTGAGTTGATTTTAAATCAGCTACAAGGTGTTTGGTATTATAAAGAGGAACCTTACAACGGTTATGCTTTAAAGTATCATGAAAATAATACTATAAAAGAAAAACTTGGTTTTTATAACGGAAAACGTCAAGGTGTAGCCAAAACATGGTCAGAGCATGGAGTACTTCGTATAGAATCATATTATAACCAAAACAAATTGGTTGGTTCTTATAGAAGTTTTTGGGAAAATGGAAACTTAGCTTTAGAGGTTAATTATGTAAATGGAAAAAAGCAGGGAGAAGAAAAACAATGGTATTCTAACGGAAAACTATCAAAGTTAAGACTGTTAAAGGATGGGAAAGAAAATGGTATTCAAAAAGCCTGGTTGCCAACAGGACAACTTTATGTTAATTACGAAGCTAAAAACGGTAGAACCTTTGGTTTAATGCGAGCAAACTCATGTTATAAATTAGAAAATGAAAAAGTTATTAAAACAAAATAA
- a CDS encoding SCO family protein, which translates to MKKLLKQNKTLLGLLCFALVLASCKKTVTKEISKAEETSRVEYLPYYNEESFTPKWLTPGTEEEKTFHKIPDFSLTNQLGNEVSQKTFENKIYITDFFFASCPGICPQMTGNMFKLQEEFLNDDEVLFLSHTVTPTKDSVPVLKNYAEKNGVIDNKWHLVTGDKETIYNLGRDEYFVENDLGEPKTINDFLHTENFLLIDKNKHIRGIYNGLNRASIAQLIVDVKTLKKQG; encoded by the coding sequence ATGAAAAAGTTATTAAAACAAAATAAAACGTTATTGGGTTTACTGTGTTTTGCTTTAGTGCTAGCTAGTTGTAAAAAAACTGTAACAAAAGAAATTAGTAAAGCAGAAGAAACCAGTAGAGTAGAGTATTTACCATATTATAACGAAGAGTCTTTTACACCAAAATGGTTAACACCAGGAACAGAAGAAGAAAAAACGTTTCATAAAATACCAGACTTTTCGTTAACAAACCAACTAGGTAATGAAGTGTCGCAAAAAACGTTTGAAAATAAAATATATATCACCGATTTCTTTTTTGCTAGTTGTCCTGGTATTTGTCCGCAAATGACGGGAAACATGTTTAAATTACAAGAAGAGTTTTTAAACGATGATGAGGTGTTGTTTTTATCGCACACCGTAACACCAACAAAAGACTCTGTTCCAGTTTTAAAAAATTATGCCGAAAAAAATGGTGTAATAGATAACAAATGGCATTTAGTAACAGGAGATAAAGAAACTATCTATAATCTTGGAAGAGATGAATATTTTGTGGAAAATGATTTAGGAGAACCCAAAACTATTAATGATTTTTTACATACCGAAAACTTCCTACTTATAGACAAAAATAAACATATAAGAGGTATTTATAATGGTTTAAATAGAGCCTCAATAGCACAATTAATTGTTGATGTTAAAACCTTGAAGAAACAAGGTTAA
- a CDS encoding oxidoreductase — protein sequence MRKLTITLLCLLIIITLNNCGSTQEQTLKTKASVKTFSKIEIETLVEKNDLNVRAIEVFKNVGLAYLTSKGEFGMLFNKEANVLPAVKEQFPINIKHDTIVPNFRALALTSNRAFGVSIGSPGLIFNLDNDAHRNKVVYQENHEKAFYDAIEFWNDEEGIAMGDPTNGCISVVITRDRGKNWTKVPCDVLPKAIEGEAAFAASDTNIAIIGDKTWIATGGKASRILFSPDKGKTWEVFNTPITQGIETAGMYSLDFYDENNGFAIGGDYTKPGDSTANKIRTNDGGKTWELVAKNENPGYRSCVQYVPNSNAKALVTVGFKGIDYSSDAGESWTHLSDEGFYTIRFVNDSIAYVAGNKRIAKLLFR from the coding sequence ATGAGAAAACTAACTATTACTTTACTCTGTTTACTTATAATTATAACTTTAAATAATTGTGGAAGTACTCAAGAACAAACATTAAAAACAAAGGCTTCGGTAAAAACTTTTTCTAAAATAGAAATTGAAACTCTAGTAGAAAAAAATGATTTAAACGTACGCGCTATAGAGGTCTTTAAAAATGTAGGTTTAGCCTATTTAACTTCAAAGGGAGAGTTTGGTATGCTTTTTAACAAAGAAGCTAATGTATTGCCAGCTGTAAAAGAACAATTTCCAATTAACATAAAGCATGATACAATAGTTCCAAATTTTAGAGCCTTAGCACTTACAAGTAATAGAGCGTTTGGTGTAAGTATTGGTTCGCCTGGTTTGATTTTTAATTTAGATAATGATGCACATAGAAATAAAGTAGTCTACCAAGAAAATCATGAAAAAGCATTTTACGATGCAATAGAGTTTTGGAATGACGAAGAAGGTATTGCAATGGGAGATCCAACAAATGGTTGTATAAGTGTTGTAATTACAAGAGATAGAGGAAAAAACTGGACTAAAGTGCCTTGCGATGTTTTACCAAAAGCTATAGAAGGTGAAGCAGCTTTTGCAGCAAGCGATACTAATATTGCTATTATAGGAGATAAAACTTGGATTGCTACAGGAGGAAAAGCAAGTAGAATATTATTCTCTCCAGATAAAGGGAAAACTTGGGAAGTTTTTAATACACCAATAACTCAAGGTATAGAAACTGCTGGTATGTATTCTTTAGATTTTTATGATGAGAATAACGGTTTTGCAATTGGTGGTGATTATACAAAACCTGGAGATAGTACTGCTAATAAAATTAGAACAAATGATGGTGGGAAAACTTGGGAATTAGTAGCTAAAAATGAAAACCCTGGTTATAGAAGTTGTGTGCAATATGTACCAAACAGCAATGCAAAGGCATTAGTAACTGTTGGTTTTAAAGGTATAGACTATTCTAGCGATGCGGGCGAAAGCTGGACACATTTAAGCGATGAAGGTTTTTATACAATTAGGTTTGTTAATGATAGTATTGCCTATGTGGCTGGAAATAAAAGGATAGCTAAATTACTATTTAGATAA
- a CDS encoding RNA polymerase sigma factor: protein MVDDKKLILKLQSPDYKDAAFKELVALYKERLYWHIRNIVKSHDDADDVLQNTFIKVYKGISGFKGDSKLYSWLYRIATNEAITQINKNAKRLQITNEEAQNIAINNLESDVYFEGDAIQIKLQKAIATLPEKQQLVFNMKYFQDIKYKDMAEILETSEGALKASYHIAAKKIESYLKEN, encoded by the coding sequence GTGGTAGACGATAAAAAACTTATATTAAAACTACAATCGCCAGATTATAAAGATGCAGCCTTCAAAGAATTAGTTGCGCTCTATAAAGAGCGTTTGTATTGGCATATAAGAAATATTGTAAAATCTCATGACGATGCAGATGATGTTTTACAAAATACATTTATAAAAGTCTACAAAGGTATTAGTGGTTTTAAAGGCGATAGTAAATTATATTCATGGTTATATAGAATTGCAACTAACGAAGCCATTACCCAAATAAATAAAAATGCTAAACGCTTACAAATTACAAACGAAGAAGCACAGAATATAGCAATAAACAATCTAGAATCTGATGTTTATTTTGAAGGTGATGCCATACAAATAAAGCTACAAAAAGCCATAGCAACATTACCAGAGAAACAACAGTTAGTTTTTAATATGAAATATTTTCAAGATATTAAATACAAAGACATGGCAGAGATTTTAGAAACTAGCGAAGGTGCATTAAAGGCATCATACCATATAGCAGCAAAAAAAATTGAATCCTATTTAAAAGAGAATTAA
- a CDS encoding ABC transporter ATP-binding protein, whose translation MNYLKKILTYALPYKKYAILNIISNIFYALFGALSFFALMPMLNVLFPKDGEVKVVNKPVYTGIRTLGDYFNDTLAYQIQYFAQDDKSKALVFVIVLVVVTFLLKNLFNYLGLYFGTFLRNGILKDLRDDLYDKTINLPISFYSEKRKGDIIARISNDVAQVKNSFLAVLEMIIKEPLSIVFSIGGMLIISVKLTIFVFIFIPVSGFIISAIGKRLKRQSAAVQNEQGIFLSTVEETLNGLKVIKGFNAEGIFNSKFQDSTKRYFHFSNILLNRQNLSSPVSEILGIVTISVLLWFGGRMVLLENSLDSASFLTFMGLAYNILTPAKAISKASYAVKQGNAAAERVLEIIETKSPIEDAPNAKTLNGFNEAISIDNIYFKYEDDYVLKDFSIKVPKGKTVALVGQSGSGKSTIANLVTRFYDVNKGSISIDGQNIKDLTKNSLRSTMGLVTQDSILFNDSIKNNILVGKPNAKDQEIIEALKIANAWEFVKDLPKVLETNIGDSGNKLSGGQKQRLSIARAVLKNPPIMILDEATSALDTESERLVQDALENMMKNRTSIVIAHRLSTIQNADEIIVMQKGEIAEQGKHETLIAKNGIYKKLVDMQSFE comes from the coding sequence ATGAATTATTTAAAAAAGATTTTAACCTACGCCTTACCGTATAAAAAGTATGCCATATTAAATATTATAAGTAATATATTTTACGCACTATTTGGAGCATTATCATTCTTTGCTTTAATGCCAATGCTTAACGTATTATTCCCTAAAGATGGTGAAGTAAAAGTTGTAAATAAACCTGTATATACCGGAATAAGAACTTTGGGCGATTATTTTAATGATACGCTAGCCTACCAAATTCAATATTTTGCTCAAGATGATAAATCTAAAGCATTAGTTTTTGTTATAGTTTTAGTAGTAGTTACATTTTTACTCAAAAATTTATTTAATTATTTAGGCCTATATTTTGGCACATTTTTACGTAACGGTATTTTAAAAGATTTACGAGACGATTTATACGATAAAACCATAAACCTACCTATTTCTTTTTATTCTGAAAAACGAAAAGGAGATATTATTGCCAGAATTTCTAATGATGTGGCTCAAGTAAAAAATTCCTTTTTAGCTGTCTTAGAAATGATAATAAAAGAACCTTTAAGTATTGTTTTTAGTATTGGAGGTATGCTAATTATTAGCGTAAAACTTACCATTTTTGTATTTATATTTATTCCTGTGTCTGGTTTTATAATTTCGGCAATAGGTAAGCGCTTAAAGCGCCAATCGGCAGCTGTACAAAACGAGCAAGGTATATTTCTTTCTACTGTTGAAGAAACTTTAAACGGACTTAAAGTTATAAAAGGATTTAATGCAGAAGGTATATTTAACAGCAAATTTCAAGACTCTACCAAACGTTACTTTCATTTTTCAAATATTCTATTAAACAGGCAAAACCTATCTTCTCCCGTTAGTGAAATTTTAGGTATTGTAACCATTTCTGTATTATTATGGTTTGGAGGCCGTATGGTATTATTAGAAAACTCACTAGACAGTGCTTCATTTTTAACTTTTATGGGTTTAGCCTATAATATTTTAACTCCTGCCAAAGCCATAAGCAAAGCATCTTATGCAGTAAAGCAAGGCAACGCAGCAGCAGAACGTGTTTTAGAAATTATTGAAACTAAAAGCCCAATTGAAGATGCTCCAAATGCTAAAACTTTAAATGGTTTTAATGAAGCTATATCTATAGACAATATTTATTTTAAATATGAAGACGACTACGTACTAAAAGACTTTTCTATAAAAGTACCTAAAGGAAAAACTGTAGCATTAGTAGGCCAATCTGGAAGTGGAAAAAGTACAATAGCAAACCTAGTAACACGCTTTTACGATGTAAACAAAGGAAGCATAAGTATTGATGGACAAAATATTAAAGACCTTACTAAAAACTCTTTAAGAAGCACAATGGGATTGGTTACTCAAGACTCTATACTATTTAACGACTCTATAAAAAATAACATATTAGTTGGAAAACCAAACGCTAAAGATCAAGAAATAATTGAAGCATTAAAAATTGCAAATGCCTGGGAATTTGTAAAAGATTTACCTAAAGTTCTAGAAACAAACATTGGTGATTCTGGAAACAAACTTTCTGGCGGACAAAAACAACGTTTAAGTATTGCTAGAGCTGTACTTAAAAATCCTCCAATTATGATATTAGATGAAGCAACTTCTGCTTTAGATACAGAAAGCGAAAGACTAGTACAAGACGCATTAGAAAACATGATGAAAAACAGAACATCAATTGTAATTGCGCATAGATTATCTACTATTCAAAATGCAGACGAAATTATTGTTATGCAAAAAGGAGAAATTGCCGAGCAAGGTAAACACGAAACACTAATTGCTAAAAACGGAATCTATAAGAAACTTGTAGACATGCAAAGTTTCGAGTAA
- a CDS encoding phospho-sugar mutase — protein sequence MIYIEPKLLERVNTWLTPAFDQETQTHIKDLIGTNPEELKESFYKDLEFGTGGMRGVMGIGTNRINKYTLGKNTQGLSDYMHKVFSGEKLKVAIAFDCRHNSKTLAKVVANVFSANNIEVFLFEDLRPTPELSFALKHLNCHCGIVLTASHNPPEYNGYKVYWQDGGQLVPPQDAEIIKMINNLDYAEIKFTANNNLINYIGKGVDDVFIDASVKNGSFNTPKEARENLNIVFTSLHGTSITTIPETFKRAGYTNVNIVEEQREPNGDFPTVVSPNPEEPEALKMAIELANKVNGDIVIGTDPDSDRVGIAVRDLNNEMVILNGNQAMLLMTNFLLKQWKNNNKINNNQFIGSTIVSTPMMSVLAQAYKVECKIGLTGFKWIAKMIKDFPELDFIGGGEESFGFMVGDFVRDKDANTSALLACEIAAQAKANNSSMYQELINLYIEHGFYKERLISITKKGIEGAKAIKQMMVDARENPLKEVNGSKVTLIEDYQLSTSNNITTGEISKINIPKSNVLIYYTQDGSKIALRPSGTEPKIKFYISVNTTLDNVADFTATEQQLEAKIDAIIKDMQL from the coding sequence ATGATTTATATAGAACCAAAATTACTAGAACGTGTTAACACATGGTTAACACCTGCATTTGATCAAGAAACTCAAACTCATATTAAAGATTTAATTGGTACAAATCCAGAAGAATTAAAAGAAAGTTTTTACAAAGATTTAGAGTTTGGTACAGGTGGCATGCGCGGTGTTATGGGTATTGGAACTAACAGAATAAATAAATACACATTAGGCAAAAACACACAAGGACTTAGCGATTATATGCACAAAGTGTTTTCTGGTGAAAAACTAAAAGTAGCCATTGCTTTTGATTGTAGACATAATAGTAAAACACTTGCAAAAGTAGTAGCTAACGTATTTTCTGCAAATAATATAGAAGTCTTTTTATTTGAAGACTTACGTCCTACTCCAGAGTTATCTTTTGCTTTAAAACATCTTAATTGCCATTGTGGTATTGTGTTAACTGCATCACACAATCCTCCAGAATACAACGGCTATAAAGTATATTGGCAAGATGGCGGACAATTAGTACCACCACAAGATGCCGAAATAATAAAAATGATTAATAATTTAGATTATGCTGAAATTAAATTTACAGCAAACAACAATTTAATTAATTATATAGGTAAAGGTGTTGATGATGTTTTTATAGATGCATCAGTAAAAAACGGAAGTTTTAATACGCCAAAAGAAGCAAGAGAAAATTTAAACATTGTATTTACATCCTTACATGGCACATCGATTACAACAATACCAGAAACTTTTAAACGCGCTGGTTATACAAACGTAAATATTGTTGAAGAGCAACGTGAACCCAATGGCGATTTCCCAACAGTTGTTTCTCCAAATCCCGAAGAACCAGAAGCTTTAAAAATGGCAATAGAACTGGCCAACAAAGTTAATGGAGATATTGTAATTGGTACAGATCCAGATAGTGATCGTGTTGGTATAGCCGTTAGAGATTTAAATAACGAAATGGTTATTTTAAACGGTAATCAAGCCATGCTTTTAATGACCAATTTTTTATTAAAACAATGGAAAAACAATAATAAAATTAATAACAACCAATTTATAGGCAGTACTATTGTATCAACTCCAATGATGTCTGTATTAGCACAAGCCTATAAGGTAGAATGTAAAATTGGCTTAACCGGTTTTAAATGGATAGCCAAAATGATAAAAGATTTTCCAGAGCTTGATTTTATTGGTGGTGGCGAAGAAAGTTTTGGTTTTATGGTTGGCGATTTTGTACGTGATAAAGATGCAAACACATCTGCTTTATTAGCTTGTGAAATTGCTGCGCAGGCAAAAGCTAACAATAGCTCTATGTATCAAGAATTAATAAATTTATATATAGAACATGGCTTTTATAAAGAACGTTTAATATCTATTACAAAAAAAGGAATTGAAGGCGCTAAAGCAATAAAACAAATGATGGTTGATGCACGAGAAAATCCTTTAAAAGAAGTGAATGGCTCTAAAGTTACTTTAATAGAAGATTATCAACTATCTACCTCTAATAATATAACCACAGGAGAAATCTCTAAAATTAATATACCAAAATCTAATGTTTTAATTTACTATACGCAAGATGGAAGTAAAATAGCTTTACGCCCTAGTGGAACAGAACCAAAAATTAAATTCTACATAAGCGTAAATACAACTTTAGACAATGTGGCAGACTTTACTGCTACGGAACAACAATTGGAAGCTAAGATTGATGCTATTATTAAAGATATGCAGTTATAG
- a CDS encoding glycosyltransferase family 2 protein, with protein MNISVVIPLLNEEESLTELHDWIAKVMQSNRFSYEIIFIDDGSTDASWQTIQDLSQKDSNVKGIKFLKNFGKSQALHAGFEKATGEVVITMDADLQDNPEEIPELYKKITQDNFDLISGWKKKRFDNKLTKNLPSKLFNWAARKTSGVKLNDFNCGLKAYRNNVVKNIDVNGEMHRYIPVLAKNAGFTKIGEQVVQHQARKYGETKFGMDRFINGFLDLITIWFITKFGKRPMHLFGALGVIMFATGFIFAAYLGIDKLFFNIHGRLITQRPQFYIALTTMIIGTQFFIAGFLGEIILRSKQNKKRYLIKEELN; from the coding sequence ATGAATATATCAGTAGTCATACCACTACTTAACGAAGAAGAGTCGCTTACAGAATTACACGATTGGATTGCAAAAGTTATGCAATCCAATCGTTTTTCTTATGAAATTATTTTTATAGATGATGGTAGTACCGATGCTTCTTGGCAAACCATACAAGACTTATCTCAAAAAGATAGTAATGTAAAAGGTATTAAATTTTTAAAAAACTTTGGGAAATCACAAGCACTTCATGCGGGTTTTGAAAAAGCAACTGGCGAAGTTGTAATTACCATGGATGCAGATTTACAAGACAATCCTGAAGAAATACCAGAACTCTATAAAAAAATAACTCAAGACAATTTCGATTTAATCTCTGGATGGAAAAAGAAACGTTTTGATAATAAACTTACAAAAAATCTACCATCTAAACTCTTTAATTGGGCTGCAAGAAAAACTTCTGGAGTAAAACTTAACGACTTTAATTGCGGGCTAAAAGCATACAGAAATAATGTTGTAAAAAACATAGATGTAAATGGAGAAATGCACCGTTACATTCCTGTACTTGCCAAAAATGCAGGTTTTACAAAAATTGGAGAACAAGTTGTACAGCACCAAGCAAGAAAATATGGTGAAACTAAGTTTGGAATGGATCGTTTTATAAATGGTTTTTTAGACTTAATTACCATTTGGTTTATAACTAAATTTGGAAAACGCCCAATGCATCTTTTTGGTGCGCTTGGAGTTATAATGTTTGCTACAGGCTTTATTTTCGCTGCATACTTAGGTATAGACAAACTGTTTTTTAACATTCATGGTAGACTAATTACACAACGACCACAATTTTATATCGCCCTAACAACCATGATAATAGGTACCCAATTTTTTATCGCAGGCTTTTTAGGTGAAATAATATTACGCTCAAAACAAAACAAAAAACGCTACCTTATAAAAGAAGAATTAAATTAA
- a CDS encoding DUF4199 domain-containing protein yields the protein METSTKSSAINHGLYLGGFLALVTILGYALYLDLLTKWWLGIIFLIVIIIAGIVSAIKSKKMQGGFITFKEAFSSYFITVAIGILISMVISIVIFNFVDPEAAITLKEKTIETTVQMMRNFNAPEDAVAQTVEQMEAQKNQFSIGPQLQSNVIFLVIQAVIGLIVALIVKRNPENA from the coding sequence ATGGAAACTTCAACAAAATCTTCAGCTATTAATCACGGCCTTTATTTAGGTGGTTTTTTAGCACTTGTAACAATTTTAGGCTACGCGCTATACCTTGATTTACTTACTAAATGGTGGCTTGGTATCATATTTTTAATAGTAATTATTATTGCAGGAATAGTATCTGCCATTAAATCTAAAAAAATGCAAGGAGGATTTATTACTTTTAAAGAAGCCTTTAGCTCTTATTTTATAACAGTTGCTATTGGTATACTTATAAGTATGGTAATTAGTATTGTAATTTTTAATTTTGTAGATCCAGAAGCTGCTATTACTTTAAAAGAAAAAACAATTGAAACTACAGTACAAATGATGCGTAACTTTAACGCTCCAGAAGATGCTGTTGCTCAAACTGTAGAACAAATGGAAGCTCAAAAAAATCAATTTTCTATTGGTCCTCAATTACAATCTAACGTTATATTTTTAGTAATTCAGGCAGTAATTGGACTAATTGTAGCTTTAATAGTGAAAAGAAACCCAGAAAACGCATAA